From one Gossypium hirsutum isolate 1008001.06 chromosome D08, Gossypium_hirsutum_v2.1, whole genome shotgun sequence genomic stretch:
- the LOC121220014 gene encoding GATA transcription factor 12 codes for MEAPEFFQGTAYCSQLTPEKPAAGGDHFIVEDLLDFSNEDAVITDVANFNSSVAGHSTDSSTITAVESCNSSSFSGPETNLGGGIGCRSFTDGQFAGDLCVPYDDLAELEWLSNFAEESFSSEDLQKLQLISGMKTLPNVSSEPRGLQPELPNQIENAIDGGGGDNNHVFHPDMTVPAKARSKRSRAAPCNWASRLLVLSPTVSSPEPDIIVPVQPLPSNQPGKKPVKTTSSSSKKKDGGETSSDGRKCLHCATDKTPQWRTGPMGPKTLCNACGVRYKSGRLVPEYRPAASPTFVLTKHSNSHRKVLELRRQKEMVRAQQHHQQQFMHHHHHHHHQNMVFDVSNGDDYLIHQPVGPDFRQLI; via the exons atggaagcGCCAGAGTTCTTTCAAGGAACCGCTTACTGTTCTCAATTGACACCGGAAAAACCGGCGGCCGGAGGTGACCATTTCATCGTGGAGGACTTGCTCGATTTCTCCAACGAGGATGCCGTTATTACTGATGTCGCTAATTTCAACTCCTCCGTTGCCGGTCATTCTACGGATTCGTCAACCATTACGGCTGTCGAGAGTTGCAATTCGTCGTCGTTTTCTGGTCCAGAAACGAATTTAGGTGGTGGTATTGGTTGCAGGAGTTTCACCGACGGTCAGTTCGCTGGTGATCTTTGTGTGCcg TACGACGATTTAGCTGAGCTGGAATGGCTGTCGAATTTCGCCGAGGAATCATTTTCAAGTGAGGACCTGCAAAAGCTCCAACTGATATCCGGTATGAAAACCCTACCCAACGTATCATCGGAGCCACGAGGGTTGCAACCTGAACTCCCTAACCAAATCGAAAACGCCATCGACGGCGGCGGAGGCGACAACAACCATGTTTTCCATCCAGACATGACGGTTCCCGCCAAAGCAAGGAGCAAACGTTCCCGCGCAGCGCCGTGCAATTGGGCGTCACGCCTCCTCGTTCTCAGTCCAACGGTTTCATCCCCCGAACCGGATATCATCGTTCCTGTTCAACCACTTCCCTCAAACCAACCGGGAAAAAAACCAGTCAAAACGACGTCGTCATCATCGAAGAAGAAAGACGGTGGAGAAACGAGCTCAGACGGGCGGAAATGCCTGCATTGTGCTACGGATAAGACGCCGCAGTGGCGGACTGGACCCATGGGTCCGAAAACTCTTTGCAACGCTTGTGGTGTGAGGTATAAATCGGGTCGTCTTGTACCCGAATACCGACCCGCTGCTAGCCCGACATTTGTGCTCACTAAGCATTCAAATTCTCACCGTAAGGTCCTCGAGCTTCGACGACAGAAGGAAATGGTAAGAGCCCAACAACATCATCAGCAACAATTCAtgcatcatcatcaccatcaccatcatcAAAACATGGTTTTTGATGTATCTAACGGTGATGACTACTTGATTCACCAACCTGTGGGTCCTGATTTCAGGCAGCTGATCTAG
- the LOC121202975 gene encoding protein NONRESPONDING TO OXYLIPINS 2, mitochondrial isoform X2 yields the protein MASRFRSISNPTFSILKSTINKPTLKPSLASPLLHARSSSPKFSRSVSRLGCLQSLLPLHSAVSSARLKSCLGTDSMSSRSLSQELGLSVPR from the exons ATGGCGTCGCGCTTTAGATCTATCTCAAACCCAACATTTTCTATCCTCAAATCTACCATTAACAAGCCAACCCTTAAACCCAGTCTCGCCTCTCCTCTCCTTCATGCTCGCTCTTCTTCTCCCAAATTTTCTAG GTCTGTTTCTCGATTGGGTTGTCTTCAATCTCTGCTGCCACTTCACTCAGCAGTGTCTTCAGCTCGGCTCAAGTCGTGCCTAGGAACTGATTCAATGAGCTCCAGGTCGTTGTCTCAGG AACTAGGTCTCAGTGTGCCTCGATAA
- the LOC121202975 gene encoding protein NONRESPONDING TO OXYLIPINS 2, mitochondrial isoform X1, with translation MASRFRSISNPTFSILKSTINKPTLKPSLASPLLHARSSSPKFSRSVSRLGCLQSLLPLHSAVSSARLKSCLGTDSMSSRSLSQGMLCSANPGV, from the exons ATGGCGTCGCGCTTTAGATCTATCTCAAACCCAACATTTTCTATCCTCAAATCTACCATTAACAAGCCAACCCTTAAACCCAGTCTCGCCTCTCCTCTCCTTCATGCTCGCTCTTCTTCTCCCAAATTTTCTAG GTCTGTTTCTCGATTGGGTTGTCTTCAATCTCTGCTGCCACTTCACTCAGCAGTGTCTTCAGCTCGGCTCAAGTCGTGCCTAGGAACTGATTCAATGAGCTCCAGGTCGTTGTCTCAGGGTATGCTTTGCAGTGCAAATCCAGGAGTTTGA